The following DNA comes from Microcella sp..
TCGGTGCGGTCGTCGCGATTCTTGGCAGGGTTGCGCAGAGTGCCGAGACCCTCGATCGTGATCTCGACGGTCTGTCCGTCGGTGAAGCCGCCCAGTCCGTCGGGCGTGCCCGTCATGATGATGTCGCCCGGCAGCAGAGTCCAGGCATCGCTCACGAATTCGATGATCTCGGGCACCCCGTAGATCATGTCGCGCGTGTTGCCGGTGCGGCGGGGCTCGCCATCGACGAACGTCGCGATGTCGAGGTTCGTCGGGTCGAGCTCGGTCTCAATGTAGGGCCCGATCGGGGCGAAGGTGTCGTACCCCTTGGCCCTGGCCCACTGGCCATCGGCGAACATCACGTCGCGCGCCGAGACGTCATTGCCGATCGTGTAGCCGAACACGACGTCGCGCCAGTCTTCTTTCTTGACGCGCTTCGCCACGGCTCCGATGACGACGACGAGCTCGCCCTCGTGGGTGATGCGCCCGTCGACGGGCGGAAGGATGATGGGCTCGTCGGGCCCGATCACGGCGGTGTTCGGCTTCAAGAAGATGAGCGGATTCTGCGGACCGTCGTACTGCATCGACTGCACGTGCGCGGCATAGTTCATGCCGATGCAGACGACCTTCGATCGCGGGATGACCGGCGCGAGAATGCGCGCGTCAGAGAGCGGAACGCGCTCACCGGTGGTCTCGTAACCATGGAACATCGGGTCGCCCGAGAGCACCACGAGCTCGTCGTCGTCGACGATGCCGAAACGAGGGTCGTCACCGGTGCTGAAACGCGCGATCTTCACCCGTTCAGCCTAACTGCACTGGCTCAGCGCGACGTCACCACATAGGTTGCCGTGACGGTACCGGCATCGTCGGTGGCCACCGACAGATCGACGCGATACGCCGCGCTCGTGTAGGCGCCGTATCCGCTTCCGGTGTCTGTCGAGACACCCGAAGGAGCGAACCCGGCCTGTTCGAGCGCCGCGCCCGCATCGGCGAAGCCGAGGCCGCCGTCGAGCTGCGTGCGCACGACCCAGCCGAGACCGTCGGGGGCGGCACCGCCGCCGAGCACGGAGCCGGTCACGGCGACCTCTGCGGGAAAGCTCGCGGGTACCTCACCGTCACCCGTGATCTCGACACCGCCGAGCACGTCGTCCACCAGGCCTCTGATCTGATCGTCGATCCCTCCCGCCACCTGATCGATACCCTGCTGCACCAGACCTTCGACGATGTTGTCGAGGGGGGTGCCGGTGCTGCAGGCCGAGGTTCCCGTCGCAAGCGAGAGGGCGACAACGACGGCGGCAAGGGTGCGATGGGGTCGCGACAGAGACATGGTGCTCCTGGGGGTCGGGCTGGGCGCGAGTCGCGCGATCAGGCGTTCTGCTTCTTCAGACGCGACGCGGCGCGAGCACGCATCGTCTGGTCGAGCTCGACCTTGCGAATGCGCACGATTTCGGGGGTGACTTCGACGCACTCATCCTCTCGTGCGAACTCCAGACATTCCTCCAGAGTGAGCTGACGAGGAGGTGTGAGTCGTTCGAGCTCTTCGGCCGTCGACGAACGGATGTTGTTGAGCTTCTTCTCTTTCGTGATGTTGACGTCCATGTCGTCGGCGCGCGAGTTCTCGCCGACGACCATGCCCTCGTAGACCTCTTCGGTGGGCTTCACGAAGAACGTCATGCGCTCTTGCAGCGTCATCATGGCGTTGCTCGTGACGACGCCCGAGCGGTCAGCCACGATCGAGCCGTTGTTGCGCGAGACGATCGACCCTGCCCACGGCTCGTAGCCGTGCGCGATCGCGTTCGCGATGCCCGTGCCGCGCGTCGTGGTGAGGAACTCGGTACGGAAGCCGATGAGACCGCGGCTCGGCACGATGAACTCCATGCGCACCCAGCCCGTGCCGTGGTTCGTCATGCCCTCCATGCGCCCGCGACGGGCCGCGAGCAGCTGCGTGATCGCGCCGAGGTACTCTTCGGGCGCGTCGATCGTGAGGTGCTCGAACGGCTCGTGCAGCTTGCCGTCGATGGTCTTGGTGACCACCTGAGGCTTTCCCACGGTGAGCTCGAAGCCTTCGCGCCGCATGTTCTCGACCAGAATCGCGAGCGCGAGCTCGCCGCGGCCCTGCACCTCCCACGCATCGGGGCGGCCGACATCGACGACGCGGATCGACACGTTGCCGATGAGCTCTCGGTCGAGGCGGTCTTTCACCATACGAGCGGTGAGCTTGTGGCCTTTGACCTTGCCGACCAGCGGCGAGGTGTTGGTGCCGATCGTCATCGAGATCGCCGGCTCGTCGACCGTGATCGCCGGCAGCGGTCGCACGTCATCGAGGTCGGCGATCGTCTCGCCGATCGTGATGTCTTCGATGCCCGCGATGGCGACGATGTCGCCGGCCATCGCCGACTCGGCCGGGTAGCGCTCAAGCGCGCGGGTCTTGAGCAGCTCGGTGATGCGCATCGAGCTGTGCGTGCCGTCATGGCGCACCCAGGCGACCTGCTGGCCCTTCTTGAGGGTGCCGTTGAAGATGCGCAGCAGAGCGATGCGACCGAGGAAGGGGCTCGCATCGAGGTTCGTGACGTGGGCCTGCAGCGGGTGCTCGTCGTCGTAGCTCGGCGCGGGGATGTGCTGCAGAATCGCCTCGAACAGTGGCTCGAGGTCGCCGTTGTCGGGCAGTTCGCCATCGGCGGGGCGGTTGCGGCTCGCCGCGCCGGCGCGACCCGAGGCGTAGATGACCGGAAGATCGAGAATGGCGTCGACATCGAGGTCGGGCACCTCGTCTTGCAGGTCGCTCGCCAGCCCGAGCAGAAGGTCGTGGGTCTCTTCTTCGACGGCCTCGATACGGGCATCCGGCCGGTCGGTCTTGTTGACCAGCAGAATGACCGGAAGCTTCGCCGCAAGCGCCTTGCGCAGCACGAAGCGGGTTTGCGGCAGCGGGCCCTCGCTCGCGTCGACGAGCAGCACAACGCCGTCGACCATGCTGAGGCCGCGCTCGACCTCACCGCCGAAGTCGGCGTGGCCGGGGGTGTCGATCACGTTGATGGTGATCTCGCGGCCTTCGGCGTGCAGACCCTTGTAGGTCACCGCCGTGTTCTTCGCGAGAATCGTGATGCCCTTCTCGCGCTCGAGATCGTTCGAATCCATCGCCCGGTCTTCGAGGTGGGCGTGCGCGGCGAACGAGTCGGTCTGCCGCAGCATCGCGTCGACGAGGGTGGTCTTGCCGTGGTCGACGTGGGCGACGATCGCCACGTTGCGCAGGTCGGTGCGGGTGGCGAGTGCCATGAGTTATTCCTTGGTGGCTGCGCGCTGCTCTCGACGCTCCCGCTGCGCCACGGGATCGGGCAGGGGAACAGCGGCGATGAGGCGCTGAGTGTAAGGGTCTTGGGGGTTGCGCAGAATCTGATCGCGCGAACCCTGCTCGACCAGTCTACCCCGGTGCATCACAGCGATACGGTGCGCGAGGATATCGACGACCGCGAGGTCGTGACTGATGAACAGGCAGGCGAACTGCAAGCGCTCCTGCAACTCTTGCAGCAGGTCGAGGAAGCGCGCCTGCACCGAGACGTCGAGCGCGCTCGTCGGCTCGTCGGCAACGAGCAGTTCTGGCGTCAGAGCGAGGGCACGCGCGATGCCCACGCGCTGGCGCTGACCGCCGCTGAGCTCGTGCGGATACCGGTTGCGGTAGCTCGCCGGAAGCTCGACCTGCGTGAGCAGCTCTTCGACGCGCTTGTCGAGATCTTTGCCGCTCGCCTCACCGGCCAGCATGAGCGGCTCGCCGATGCTCTCGCCGATCGGCATGCGCGGGTTGAGGCTCGAGCCGGGGTCTTGGAACACGATGCCCGCCTTGCGCCGCAAGGGCTTCAGGTCGCGCAGCGAGGCCTTCGAGATGTCGATGCCCGCCGAGACCAGCTGGCCTTCCTTGATCGGCAGCAGACCGACCGCGGCGCGCCCGAGCGTGGTCTTGCCCGAGCCCGACTCGCCGACCAGACCGACAATCTCTCCCGGAAAGACATCGAGCGTGATGTCGTCGGCGGCGAGGAACGCCGGCACGCGTCCGCGCTTCGGGTACTCGATCGACACGTCGCGGAACGAGAGAACCGGTTCAACACCGCGACGATCGGTCGACTGCGAGCCCCCTTCGCTCATATTGATGCCGAGGTGCGGCACGGCGGCGAGGAGCGACTGCGTGTAGGGGTGCTGCGGCCGCTGAAAGATGTCGAGCGCGGTGCCCTGCTCGACCGCGACGCCGTCTTTCATGACGAGGATGTTGTCGGCCAGGTCGGCGACGACACCCATGTCGTGAGTGATGAGCACGATCGCACTGTCGAGACGCGTACGCAGGCTACGCAGCAGCTCGAGAATCTCGGCTTGCACCGTCACGTCGAGCGCGGTCGTCGGCTCGTCGGCGATGAGGAGCACGGGGTCGCACGAGATCGCCTGGGCGATCATGGCGCGCTGCCGCTGACCGCCCGAGAGCTGGTGGGGGTACTTGTTGAACGCGACGGGAGGGTCGGGCATCTCGACCTTCTCGAGCAGTTCGATCGCGCGCTCTTTCGCCTGCGACGGCGTGAGGTCGAAGTGGGTGCGCAGAGTCTCGACGATCTGGAAGCCCACGGTATACACCGGGTTGAGCGCCGTCATGGGCTCTTGGAAGATGACCGCGATCTGCTGGCCGCGCACCGCGCGAAGATCGGCCTTGTTGAGGTTCGAGATGTCGCGACCGAGCAGCGAGATTCTGCCTGAGACTCGGGCGGTCGGAGGCAGCAGGCCGAGCAGCGCCATCGAGCTCGACGACTTGCCTGACCCTGACTCTCCGACGATCGCGAGCACCTGGCCGCGCTTGACCGCGTAGCTGAGGCCGACCGCGGCCGGGTAGAACTCGCCGTCGACCCAGAAGTCGACCCCGAGGTCGTCGACCTCGAGAACGGTCTCGACGGTGGTGGGTGTGGTGCTGGTCACGGGAGGTCCTTCCGCGTGGTCATGGTGCGGGCGTCTGGGATGCTGGGCGCATGCGTTTTCAGCCTGCGAGCTTTCGCCCCGCCTTCGGCCGTGTGCTGACGATCGCGGTCGGCATCGTGGCGGCCCTGGGTCTGATCGGGCTCGTGGTCGGCAATGACCTCGAGAGTCTGCTGCGATACGGCGTGTGGTTCGTGCTGTTGGTCGTCGTCACCGTGGCGCTCTACTGGACCCCGCGCGTCGACGTGCTCGAGCATGAGGTCACGGTGCGCAACCCGCTCAGCACCTGGCATGTGCCCTGGCCCGCGATTGCGCGCATCGACACGAAGTGGGCGTTGACGCTCTACACGTCGACCGTGCGCATCGAGGCGTGGGCCGCGCCCTCCTCGGGGCGCTTCACGGTCTTCACGCTCGGCCCCGACGACACGAAGGTCAGCGAGTCGGCGCGACTCGCCGGGTCGATTCGCCCGGGCGACACACTCTCGAGCGAGAGCGGCGCCGCCGCCAACCACATCCGTCGCCACTGGGAGTTGCTGCGCGACGACGGTCTGCTCGATGAGCCCGTGGCGCCCGGCGCGCTGCGCCGCGAGTGGCATCCGCGCACGATCGCCGCGCTCGGCGCTCTCGCCGCCCTCGGCGTGCTCGGTCTCGTGGTCTAGGCGCATCCCGACCGTCATCTAGCTCGACACCTTCTCGTCGCGCCCCTTGCTGAGGGCCTTCGCACTCGGCATGCGCTTCTGCCGGGGGTCGAACGCGTCGCGCAGTCCGTCTCCGATGAAGTTGATGCACAGCGCGATCAAGATGATGAACAGGCCCGGCCACCAGAACAGCCAGGGCCGGGTCGCGAAAGCGGCCTGGTTCTCACTGATGATCTTGCCGAGCGAGGTGTCGGGCGGCTGCACGCCGTAGCCCAGGAAGCTCAGGGCCGTCTCGAGCAGGATCGCCGCGGCCATCAGCAGGGTCGTGTTGACGATGATCACGCCGATCGCGTTCGGCAGGATGTGCTTGAAGATGATGCGGCGGTCGCTCGCGCCGGCGACCCGGGCTGCGTCGACGAACTCGCGTTCTCGCAGGCTCAGCACCTCGGCACGCACGAGTCGAGCGAGGCCGGTCCAGGTGAAGAGCCCGATGATGATCGCGAGCACGAAGGCGCCGAGTCGACCGAAGGCCAGGCCCAGCACGGCGCCGATGACGATCAGCGGAATCGTGATGATGATGTCGGTGAAGCGCATGAGCACCGAGTCGACCCACCCGCGGTAGTAGCCCGCGACGGCGCCGATGACCGTGCCGATCGTCGTCGCGATGATGCCGACGACGAACATGATGACGACCGACTGCTGCGTGCCGCGCATGACGACGGCGAAGATGTCTCGGCCGATCTCGTCTTGACCGAACGGATGATCTCCGATGCGGATTCCGTCACCGCCGAGCCACTCGGGCACGAGGCTCAGGGTGGGCCGGCCGCCGTTCTGCGGCGTCGGGATGTCGATCCACGACCATTGCCACCACCCCGCCGTCTTGATGGCGAGATCGAAGACCGCGAAGTCGAACCCTACGGCGGTGAAGGCCATGATGATGATCGTCGCGAGCACGATCATCGAAATGACCGCGCCTTTGTGCCGGAAGAAGCGTCGACGAACGATCTGCCCTTGGCTGAGGCCCTCGACCTCCTTCATCTCGAGGGAGTTCTCGGCGTCGGTCACTCCGCTGGCGGTCGTGCCGGGAGTCGGCTCGGGAGGAAGGGACATCAGTTCACCCGGATTCGTGGATCAAGTGCTGCGTAGACGAGGTCGGCGATCAGGTTGAACAAGATCGCGAGCCCGCCGACGACGAGGAAGAAGGCCATGACGGGGTTCGGATCGACGGCGTTGAGGCCGTTGATGAACAGCTGCCCCATTCCTGTCCAGCCGAACACTGTCTCGGTGATGACCGCGCCGCCAACGATGCCGCCGATGTCGAACGCGACGATGGTAGCGATCGGGATCAGCGCATTGCGGAAGGCGTGGCGCACGACGACCGTGCGCTCGTGCAGGCCCTTGGCGCGCGCGGTGCGGATGTAGTCCTGGTTCATGACCTCGAGCAGGCTCGCGCGCGAGTAGCGCGTGTACGTCGCGAACGAGATGAGGATGAGCGCGATCGTCGGCAGCAGCAAGTGCGTGTAGATGTCGACGCCTTCGACCCAGAGGGAACCCTCGAGGTTCGGCGTCGACGAGCCGATCGTCGCGATCGGTCGTCCGCGGATGCGGCCTGAGCTCGCGTAGTCGTCCCACACCATCATGAAGCGGTCGAGTGCGATCGATCCGGCGGCGAAGAAGCCGGTGAACGCAGCGACTCGCATGACGGGGCCCTTGTCGACGCCGCCCATGAACCAGCCGATGCCGAGGCTCACGCCGACCGAGGCGATGGCCAGCAGGAAGAGCATCCACCACTCGGTGACGTAGTACGAGATGCCGAACTGGAACGGGAAGTAGAGCACGAGCGCGAGGCCTGCGACGGCGAGGGCCGCGTACAGCGCTCTACGGTTCTTCAACCCCGTGATCAGCGCGGTGAAACCCACCGCCGCACCGATCGAGATCAGGGCAACACCGAGAATCGTGAGGCCCGGGTAGGTGAACCAGTCGACGAGGTTCATGATCAGCAGCACACTCGCGGTCGCACCTACGGCGAGTGCGAAGGTCGTGATCTTTCGCCGGAGGTGACCGGGGATGATCGAGGCCCACAGCAATCCGCTCACGAGCGCGAAGGCCGCGATCAACCAGAGCGGCAGTTGCGGATCGTCTTCGAGGAAGTCATTGAAGCCGATGGCCACGAACTGCTTGAGCAGCACGGCGACCCAGAAGATCGGCAGCGAGAAGAAGAGGAACGAGATGAAGGTGACGGTGTAGTCGTAGCCGCTGTACTGGCGCAGGGCGGTCGTGATGCCGACGATGAGGCCCAGCACGATGGCGACGACAGTGGCGATCGTGACGAGCTGGATGGTCGAGCCGAGCGCCTGCTCGAGCAGGGCATTGACGCTGCGGCCCTGGACGGTGACACCGAAGTCACCCTGCAGAAGGCCGCCGAGCCAGAGGAAATAGCGCAAGGGCGGAATGACGTCGAGGTTGAGAAGCCTCGTGCGCGCCTCGATGAGCTGCTCTTTGTTGGGAGCGTTGCTCGTGCGCAGGTCTTCGAGCGGATCGCCTGCGAAGGCGATGAGGTTGTACATGAGAAACGTCGCTGCGAGCAGGACGAAGAACGAGGCGATGAGCCGCCTGGTAACGAACGTGGCCATCGAGAATGGCACCCTTCTGTGAACGAGGACTCTCAGTGTCAGGCGCTGGGGCCGCTTGCGCGACCCCAGCGCCCAACTGCTGAGTCGAACTGACGCGAGTCAGTCGATAGACGAGCTATCGACTAGTTGTTCTCGGTCGGCTCCCAGTCCCAGACGTTCCAGAAGATCGTCGGCGACAGCGGGCCCGGCTCCACGTTCGTCACGCGGTCGGAGAACGCGGTGACGGCGGGGAACTGGAAGATGGTCAGACCGTAGAAGTCGTCCATCAGCAGCTTGTCGATCTCGACCTGGATCTCGATCTGGCGCTCGGCGTCAAGCGTGACGTCGAGCTCGTCGAGCAGCGCGTCAACCTCAGTGTTGCTGTAGCTGTTGAGGTTGTTGATGCCACCCGTGCGGAAGGTCGGCGAGCTGTTGGTCACACCAAGGCTCGTCGACTGCCATCCGAAGAAGGTCGCGTCGTACGCACCGGGGGTGCCGAGCAGGCCACCCCACTCGGGGCTTCCGCAATCTTCGATGACGAAGCCGGCCTCGGTCGCAGACGCCTGGATGAGCGCGAACTCGTTGACACGACGCGGGTTGTTCGATGCGTAGAGGATGCAGACGGCCGGGTCGGTCACGCCAGCCTCAGCGATGAGCGCCTGGGCGCCCTCGATGTCGACGTCGGTGAAGTTCGACATGCCGTTGTTCGCGACGGTCTCGTCGTAGCCCGGAGCACCCGGCAGGAACAGCTGCGAGTTGCGCACCTGAGCCTCGGGGTTCAGCGGCTGAATGAGCGTGTCGACGATCTGCTGACGCGGGATGGTCTTCAGGAAGGCCTCGCGCAGGAGCGGGTTGTCGAACGTGCCGTTCTTCGAGTTGGCGAACGACAGGTCGATGTGCTCGTAGACAGCTTCTTCGCCACCGAGCACGGTCACGTCGTCGAGCGCCGCAAGGGCGTCAGCGACGTCGGCCGTGGCCTGGGGGCTGATGATGTCGACCTCACCGTTGGCGAGCGCCTGCACAGCAGCGAGCGGGTCAGAGATGAACCGCACGGTGACCTCTTCGATCGCCGGCAGGTTGTCGCCGCGGTAGTTCTCGTTGGCCGTCATGGTGATGTACTGGTCAGCGACGAAGTCGGTGATCGTGTACGGGCCGCTACCGACGACGAGGCCGGTGTCTTCGGGCATCTCGGTGAAGTTGAAGCCCGAGTTCCAGAAGCTCGAGATCGCCGCGAGCGCCTCGGTGTCTTCGTTGACCACGGCGTCGATGAGAGCCTGCTTGGCCTCTGCCGGGTCTTCGATGTCGAGTGCACGGCTCGCCACGATGTGGGCGGGCACGCCGACGCCGAACACGAGCTCCCAGTCGACGAAGAACTCGTCGTAGGTGAGCGTCATGGTCTTGCCGTCGAACTCGGGGAACGCGGTCAGGTCGAGACCCGTGCCGAGCGAGCCGTCGAAGTAGACGACGTCAGTCGGGTACTCGTCGGTGAACTCGCCGGTCTCGGGGTCGGTGAACTCGCTCGGGTCGAAGTCGGGCGTGTTGAGACGGCCCGTGTTCGCGACCCAGGCGAGCAGCATGTCGGCTGCGTCGACCGCGACACCGTCAGACCACTGCGTGTCGTCGTTGATCGTGTAGGTGACCGTCAGCGGGTCCTCCGACACGACCTCGTAGGTTCCGAACGACTCGTCACGAACGAGCGCAGGCTCGTTGTTGTAGTAGTTGAAGCCCGCGTTGGTCATGTAAATGATGTTCGCGTTGGCCGTGGCGTTGGCGAACGACGTGTTGGCGTTGTACGAGTAGAACGGCTGGTTCCACGCGACCGTGATCGAGCTTCCCTCGACGACCTCGGATTGCGGCGCTGCGCAAGCCGAGAGTACGAGAGCGCTCGCCGCGATCGTGGCCGTAGTGGCCGCGAGTCTGCTGATACGCAATTTTCCTCCTGTGCAAGATGGATGCGAGACGGCACGTTTTCCGAGCGCGCCATCACGCCTGTTGAGTCGACCCTAGAGAGCGGGATCAACCCCCGGCAAACTGTAGGCCTTTTCGTTACACACCAGTAACGCCAAGCCGCGCAACGGCGCGTCGACGCAGATATCGTGCACGAAGTCGCCCAGTTTTCGCACGATTCGTGCGTACTGGTGCAGTTCTCGTTCGGCACCGTGAAGGTGCAGTGACGAAGCGACGACTCTTCACCCTCGGCACTGTCGATGTTCCACAAGAGTTGCTGCCCGCACCCGGGCACCGTTGCCGATCTCGCACAAGCCGGTCGTGCCCGCCGCCAGCTCGCGCAGGTCGCATCGCTCAGAATGGGCAGATGCGCACGATGACGGATGCCCGCTCTCGCCAACCGCCACTATCGGGCGATCGGCGCATCCGTGTCGAGATCATCATCGTGCTCGGGTTGTCGCTCGGGCTCAGCGCCGTCTACTCGCTCGTCGCGATCGTCAACCGGCTGACGCGCGAGGTCGCGCTCGGCGACCAGACCGCGACACTCAACCCTTCGCGCAGTGAGCGGCCGGTCTTCGACCTCATCTACCAAGTGCTCGGCATCGTCGCCGACCTCGTGCCAGTGGCTCTGGTGGTGTTCCTGCTCTGGAGCTCTGGCCGACCCCACCTCGGCCGGCTCGGCGTCGACGGAACCCGACCGTGGCGCGACTCCCGAGATGGTGTCGGTCTCGCGCTGCTCGTGGGCATTCCGGGCCTCGCGCTTTACCTGGGCGGCCGCGCGCTCGGCCTCACGGTGACGGTCGTACCGACGGCGCTCGACGAGCACTGGTGGACGGTGCCGGTACTGCTGCTCTCGGCGGCCCGCGCCGGCATTGTCGAAGAGGTCATCGTGGTCGGCTACTTGTTCGCGCGGCTGCGCGACCTGCGGTGGGGTCCGTGGGCCATCATTCTCACAAGCGCCCTGCTGCGCGCCACCTACCACCTCT
Coding sequences within:
- a CDS encoding CPBP family intramembrane glutamic endopeptidase translates to MRTMTDARSRQPPLSGDRRIRVEIIIVLGLSLGLSAVYSLVAIVNRLTREVALGDQTATLNPSRSERPVFDLIYQVLGIVADLVPVALVVFLLWSSGRPHLGRLGVDGTRPWRDSRDGVGLALLVGIPGLALYLGGRALGLTVTVVPTALDEHWWTVPVLLLSAARAGIVEEVIVVGYLFARLRDLRWGPWAIILTSALLRATYHLYQGFGGFVGNFAMGLLFGWLYTRYGRLLPLVIAHTLIDAAVFVGYAWAASVFPGLGPMPTPSPTPSP
- a CDS encoding ABC transporter permease produces the protein MATFVTRRLIASFFVLLAATFLMYNLIAFAGDPLEDLRTSNAPNKEQLIEARTRLLNLDVIPPLRYFLWLGGLLQGDFGVTVQGRSVNALLEQALGSTIQLVTIATVVAIVLGLIVGITTALRQYSGYDYTVTFISFLFFSLPIFWVAVLLKQFVAIGFNDFLEDDPQLPLWLIAAFALVSGLLWASIIPGHLRRKITTFALAVGATASVLLIMNLVDWFTYPGLTILGVALISIGAAVGFTALITGLKNRRALYAALAVAGLALVLYFPFQFGISYYVTEWWMLFLLAIASVGVSLGIGWFMGGVDKGPVMRVAAFTGFFAAGSIALDRFMMVWDDYASSGRIRGRPIATIGSSTPNLEGSLWVEGVDIYTHLLLPTIALILISFATYTRYSRASLLEVMNQDYIRTARAKGLHERTVVVRHAFRNALIPIATIVAFDIGGIVGGAVITETVFGWTGMGQLFINGLNAVDPNPVMAFFLVVGGLAILFNLIADLVYAALDPRIRVN
- a CDS encoding ABC transporter permease, whose amino-acid sequence is MSLPPEPTPGTTASGVTDAENSLEMKEVEGLSQGQIVRRRFFRHKGAVISMIVLATIIIMAFTAVGFDFAVFDLAIKTAGWWQWSWIDIPTPQNGGRPTLSLVPEWLGGDGIRIGDHPFGQDEIGRDIFAVVMRGTQQSVVIMFVVGIIATTIGTVIGAVAGYYRGWVDSVLMRFTDIIITIPLIVIGAVLGLAFGRLGAFVLAIIIGLFTWTGLARLVRAEVLSLREREFVDAARVAGASDRRIIFKHILPNAIGVIIVNTTLLMAAAILLETALSFLGYGVQPPDTSLGKIISENQAAFATRPWLFWWPGLFIILIALCINFIGDGLRDAFDPRQKRMPSAKALSKGRDEKVSS
- a CDS encoding fumarylacetoacetate hydrolase family protein; translation: MKIARFSTGDDPRFGIVDDDELVVLSGDPMFHGYETTGERVPLSDARILAPVIPRSKVVCIGMNYAAHVQSMQYDGPQNPLIFLKPNTAVIGPDEPIILPPVDGRITHEGELVVVIGAVAKRVKKEDWRDVVFGYTIGNDVSARDVMFADGQWARAKGYDTFAPIGPYIETELDPTNLDIATFVDGEPRRTGNTRDMIYGVPEIIEFVSDAWTLLPGDIIMTGTPDGLGGFTDGQTVEITIEGLGTLRNPAKNRDDRTDDRSVEPA
- a CDS encoding ABC transporter family substrate-binding protein, with translation MRISRLAATTATIAASALVLSACAAPQSEVVEGSSITVAWNQPFYSYNANTSFANATANANIIYMTNAGFNYYNNEPALVRDESFGTYEVVSEDPLTVTYTINDDTQWSDGVAVDAADMLLAWVANTGRLNTPDFDPSEFTDPETGEFTDEYPTDVVYFDGSLGTGLDLTAFPEFDGKTMTLTYDEFFVDWELVFGVGVPAHIVASRALDIEDPAEAKQALIDAVVNEDTEALAAISSFWNSGFNFTEMPEDTGLVVGSGPYTITDFVADQYITMTANENYRGDNLPAIEEVTVRFISDPLAAVQALANGEVDIISPQATADVADALAALDDVTVLGGEEAVYEHIDLSFANSKNGTFDNPLLREAFLKTIPRQQIVDTLIQPLNPEAQVRNSQLFLPGAPGYDETVANNGMSNFTDVDIEGAQALIAEAGVTDPAVCILYASNNPRRVNEFALIQASATEAGFVIEDCGSPEWGGLLGTPGAYDATFFGWQSTSLGVTNSSPTFRTGGINNLNSYSNTEVDALLDELDVTLDAERQIEIQVEIDKLLMDDFYGLTIFQFPAVTAFSDRVTNVEPGPLSPTIFWNVWDWEPTENN
- the typA gene encoding translational GTPase TypA, which produces MALATRTDLRNVAIVAHVDHGKTTLVDAMLRQTDSFAAHAHLEDRAMDSNDLEREKGITILAKNTAVTYKGLHAEGREITINVIDTPGHADFGGEVERGLSMVDGVVLLVDASEGPLPQTRFVLRKALAAKLPVILLVNKTDRPDARIEAVEEETHDLLLGLASDLQDEVPDLDVDAILDLPVIYASGRAGAASRNRPADGELPDNGDLEPLFEAILQHIPAPSYDDEHPLQAHVTNLDASPFLGRIALLRIFNGTLKKGQQVAWVRHDGTHSSMRITELLKTRALERYPAESAMAGDIVAIAGIEDITIGETIADLDDVRPLPAITVDEPAISMTIGTNTSPLVGKVKGHKLTARMVKDRLDRELIGNVSIRVVDVGRPDAWEVQGRGELALAILVENMRREGFELTVGKPQVVTKTIDGKLHEPFEHLTIDAPEEYLGAITQLLAARRGRMEGMTNHGTGWVRMEFIVPSRGLIGFRTEFLTTTRGTGIANAIAHGYEPWAGSIVSRNNGSIVADRSGVVTSNAMMTLQERMTFFVKPTEEVYEGMVVGENSRADDMDVNITKEKKLNNIRSSTAEELERLTPPRQLTLEECLEFAREDECVEVTPEIVRIRKVELDQTMRARAASRLKKQNA
- a CDS encoding PH domain-containing protein, with amino-acid sequence MRFQPASFRPAFGRVLTIAVGIVAALGLIGLVVGNDLESLLRYGVWFVLLVVVTVALYWTPRVDVLEHEVTVRNPLSTWHVPWPAIARIDTKWALTLYTSTVRIEAWAAPSSGRFTVFTLGPDDTKVSESARLAGSIRPGDTLSSESGAAANHIRRHWELLRDDGLLDEPVAPGALRREWHPRTIAALGALAALGVLGLVV
- a CDS encoding dipeptide ABC transporter ATP-binding protein; amino-acid sequence: MTSTTPTTVETVLEVDDLGVDFWVDGEFYPAAVGLSYAVKRGQVLAIVGESGSGKSSSSMALLGLLPPTARVSGRISLLGRDISNLNKADLRAVRGQQIAVIFQEPMTALNPVYTVGFQIVETLRTHFDLTPSQAKERAIELLEKVEMPDPPVAFNKYPHQLSGGQRQRAMIAQAISCDPVLLIADEPTTALDVTVQAEILELLRSLRTRLDSAIVLITHDMGVVADLADNILVMKDGVAVEQGTALDIFQRPQHPYTQSLLAAVPHLGINMSEGGSQSTDRRGVEPVLSFRDVSIEYPKRGRVPAFLAADDITLDVFPGEIVGLVGESGSGKTTLGRAAVGLLPIKEGQLVSAGIDISKASLRDLKPLRRKAGIVFQDPGSSLNPRMPIGESIGEPLMLAGEASGKDLDKRVEELLTQVELPASYRNRYPHELSGGQRQRVGIARALALTPELLVADEPTSALDVSVQARFLDLLQELQERLQFACLFISHDLAVVDILAHRIAVMHRGRLVEQGSRDQILRNPQDPYTQRLIAAVPLPDPVAQRERREQRAATKE